From Melanotaenia boesemani isolate fMelBoe1 chromosome 12, fMelBoe1.pri, whole genome shotgun sequence, a single genomic window includes:
- the LOC121649848 gene encoding olfactory receptor 5F1-like, whose product MMENASVITRFTLSGLDGIARYRVTLFLLTLLCYCVIWLVNVTVVVTIIVDKNLHEPMYIFICNLCINGLYGTAGFYPKFLHDLLSSIHVISYYGCLLQSFVLYSSACADFSILALMAYDRYVAICRPLAYHSVMTKKRVFVYVFLAWLVPFLLLFLSTITTSSPVLCGSHIPKLYCVNWLISNLACSASLARVIIPAFNYTFYVGHVIFIVWSYIHVVKISHASKENMHKFMQTCLPHLLSLVTVTASLLFDLLYMRFGSKELPQNVQNFLSMEFLLIPPIINPLIYGFVLTKIRKRVFNLCKSCVFTLQS is encoded by the coding sequence atgatGGAAAACGCTTCAGTTATTACCAGGTTTACTCTGTCAGGGCTTGATGGAATAGCAAGGTACAGAGTTACTCTCTTTTTGCTCACTTTACTGTGTTATTGTGTGATTTGGCTGGTAAATGTCACTGTTGTTGTAACAATCATTGTGGATAAAAACCTTCATGAACCCATGTACATCTTCATTTGCAACCTGTGCATCAATGGGCTCTATGGGACAGCAGGTTTTTATCCTAAATTCCTCCATGATCTTCTATCAAGCATTCATGTCATTTCTTATTATGGGTGTCTTCTGCAGAGTTTTGTGTTGTACTCTTCAGCCTGTGCTGACTTCTCTATTCTAGCTCTGATGGCTTATGACAGATATGTGGCTATATGTCGACCTCTAGCATACCACTCTGTGATGACTAAAAAAAGggtttttgtttatgtgtttttagcCTGGCTTGTTCCTTTTTTGTTGCTATTCTTGAGCACAATAACAACATCATCACCAGTTTTATGTGGCTCCCATATACCAAAACTCTACTGTGTCAATTGGTTAATTTCTAATTTAGCTTGCTCTGCATCCTTAGCACGAGTTATTATTCCAGCTTTTAATTACACTTTCTATGTTGgccatgttatttttattgtttggtcTTACATACATGTGGTGAAAATAAGCCATGCATCTAAAGAAAACATGCATAAATTTATGCAGACATGTTTACCACATTTACTCTCTTTAGTAACTGTTACTGCATCATTGCTTTTTGACTTGTTGTACATGCGATTTGGCTCAAAGGAGTTGCCACAAAATGTCCAGAATTTTTTATCAATGGAATTTCTCCTAATTCCACCAATTATTAATCCTCTCATCTATGGCTTTGTTTtgacaaaaatcagaaaaagagtCTTTAACTTatgtaaaagttgtgtttttacattacagtcatgA
- the agpat3 gene encoding 1-acyl-sn-glycerol-3-phosphate acyltransferase gamma — translation MALLAYLKSLFILQLLMGFVFVVSGLIINFIQLCTCILWPINRQLYRRINCRLSYSLWSQLVMLLEWWSGTECTLYTDQATVDKFGKEHVIIILNHNYEIDFLCGWTMCERYGVLGSSKVLAKHELLKVPLIGWTWYFLEIVFCKRKWEEDRDTVFTGLNRLRDYPEYMWFLLYCEGTRFTEKKHQISMQVAESKGLPKLKYHLLPRTKGFTTTLQCLKGTVTAVYDVTLNFKDNQTPTLLGIVNGKKYKADMRITRFPVEDIPDDEQECANWLHKLYQEKDALQEMYSKEGKFPGPTIIPPRRPWTLLNFLFWATLLLSPLINFACGVVVSGSPLLIIGFIIFLIIASIAIRRLIGVTEVKKTGSSYGDPGPKKQN, via the exons ATGGCTCTGCTGGCCTACCTGAAGAGCCTGTTCAtcctgcagctgctgatggGCTTTGTGTTTGTGGTGAGCGGCCTCATCATAAACTTCATTCAGCTGTGCACCTGCATCCTCTGGCCGATCAACAGGCAGCTCTACCGCAGAATCAACTGCCGGCTCTCCTACTCCCTCTGGAGCC aGCTGGTGATGCTGCTGGAGTGGTGGTCGGGCACAGAATGTACCCTATACACCGACCAGGCTACGGTGGACAAGTTTGGCAAGGAGCATGTTATCATCATCCTCAACCATAACTACGAAATTGACTTCCTCTGTGGCTGGACCATGTGTGAAAGATACGGTGTCTTAGGG AGTTCAAAAGTGCTGGCCAAACATGAGCTACTGAAGGTTCCTCTAATTGGCTGGACCTGGTACTTTCTAGAAATCGTTTTCTGCAAAAGAAAGTGGGAGGAGGACCGAGACACTGTCTTCACAGGCCTGAACAGGCTCCGAGACTATCCTGAATATATGTGG TTTCTGCTGTACTGCGAGGGCACCCGCTTCACAGAGAAGAAACACCAAATCAGTATGCAGGTTGCAGAGAGTAAAGGCCTGCCTAAGCTCAAGTATCACCTCTTACCCCGAACCAAAGGGTTCACCACAACACTGCAGTGTCTGAAGGGCACAG TTACTGCTGTTTATGATGTGACTCTTAACTTCAAAGACAACCAGACACCCACTCTCCTGGGCATCGTCAATGGCAAGAAATACAAAGCTGATATGAGAATTAC GCGGTTTCCTGTGGAGGATATTCCAGACGATGAGCAGGAGTGTGCCAACTGGCTGCATAAGCTCTACCAGGAGAAA GATGCCTTACAAGAAATGTACAGTAAAGAAGGCAAATTCCCTGGACCCACCATTATCCCCCCTCGACGCCCATGGACTCTGCTCAACTTCCTGTTTTGGGCCACCCTTCTGCTTTCACCCCTCATCAACTTTGCTTGTGGAGTGGTCGTCAGCGGCTCCCCTCTCCTCATCATTGgcttcatcatcttcctcatcatag CCTCCATAGCTATCCGTCGTCTCATCGGAGTCACTGAGGTGAAGAAAACAGGCTCCAGTTACGGCGACCCGGGGCCcaagaaacaaaactaa